The genomic segment AAGCGTCCTCGGGCGGATCGATCGGTTGAAGGCGAACAGGTAGTTTATGCCGGAAGGGGTCGAACGGAGTGACCGGGCGGCCCAACCTCTTCCGTTCGGGCCAGCCAGCCTGATAAATGGCCGATTCGAGATCATTCTCCGCATGTAAGCTCGTCGTCCTCCCAGGCAAGCAGAGCAACCGAACGCCCACGCAAGCGAGGCCCGTGTGTTCTTCAAGTCCCTGCCTGTTGCCCTGATCGTGTTGGGGACCGCGCATTTCGCGGCTCGCCCGTACCCGCACCCGCTCCGCTGGGGCTGGTTCCTCGTGTGCGGGGTGGTCGCGGGCTCGGTCGGCGGCCCGGTCGTAACGGGGATGTTCGTGCTGCTCCTCGTCGCCTTGTTGCTGTGGAGCCACTTCCGCCAGCGAGTGCGGACGTTCCTCCCACTCTCCGCGGTAGCGGTCGCGATCCCCTACGGGCTCGTCGGCTGGGACGCCCACGAGCAACAGACCGCGCATGATCGGTTCCGGCAAGCGTATCCTTTTGAATCAATCGCCGACCGGCTCCCCGAACCACGAGCGGCCCTCCACACGCCCCTGACCGATGGTGCCGTTGTGAAGTTGGACAAGCTCGAGGAAGCCGTTCAAGACGAGGCGAACAAAACGTCTCGAACCTACCAACTTCGGCGACTCCATTCGCAAAGCGTCCGTACGTTCGTCAACAACCCCGGCTTTGGGCGAACCCGAATGGGCTCGAACCGGATGACCGAAGAAAGCTTCAGAGGCCGGTCCGGCCGGAGCGAAGCACCGGGCCAGCCCGGATCACCATCGATCTGGGGGCACGAAGACCCGTTTGAACTGATGCCCTCCAAGGATCGGGAAGAATTGGGCGAAATGCATGTTGGGGGAACGCTGGATTTCGTGAACCCGTGGGGATGGGGGTACGTCAAGAGCCGCGACCGAGTGGCCGGGTTTCTGCCCCACCGCTTCAGCAAGGTGCCCGAGGTCAAAACCTGGCGCGTCCAGCGGATCGAGCTGGTGGGGCTCCTGAAGCACCCCGAGCCGGTGGTGTACCTTTCGGACCGGCTCCCGGCGATGGCCGAACTGGTGAACGCGCCCACGCGTCCACTCGACGCCTTTGAGGGCGCCGGGCTGAGCGCCGTTCGCGCGGGCGGAGACGGCTTCGCCGCTCACCGCGGCGCCGTGGTCCGGTTCGTGGGTGCGATTCGCAGCGCGAAACAGTGCGTGGAGTGTCACGGCGGTCAGCGGGGCGACCTGCTCGGCGCGTTCTCCTACACGCTGCACCGGGACGCGATGCGGCCCTGATGCCGGGCCGTTCCGAAAACCGAATTTGACACTATACTTTCGATCACTTTCGCTTCCGATGACTCCGCCTGTACCATGCCCTCCGCCCCGCGGTTCCGCCGCGAGGTCTACTTCAAGGAGTGAACGCATGAAGCCGCTGTGCGCCGCGGTGCTGGGACTGGCGACGATGTTCGCGCTGGCCGGCTCGGCCAGGGCCGACGACACCGCCAAGTTGCTCGGCAAATGGGAAGTCACGAAGTCCGGGGGCGAGACGCCGGTCGGTACGGTGGTCGAGTTCGCGAAAGACGGCAAGATGACCGCCAACCTGTCGCTCGACGGCAAGGACCTGAAGCTCGAAGGCACCTACAAGCTCGACGGCAAGAAGCTCTCGGTCAAGCTGAAGCTCAACGAGGAGAAGATCGAGCACGATTTCACGATCACGTTCAAGGGCGACGACGAGTTGCACCTCGAAGACGGCGACAAGAAGGTGGACTCGCTCAAGAAGAAGAAGTAAGCAGCGGACGGGCGCGGGCGGGAGCACTCGTTGCTCCCGCCCGCGCCCCTTCCCGGTTCCGGCCTCTCGCCTCACGTGATTCCCATCGCCAGATCGACCACCCAGCACCCGCGGGCGTGCCCGCCCGGTCGGCGGCAGTGCTCCAGCACCAATTCGTGATCGCAGCCGGCGTCTTGAAGTGCGTCGGCGAGGATCGGCAGGCGGTCGAACGCCTGATCGCGGTGGATGCCTCGCGCGAGTGCGCGGACGTCGCCCGTGCGCCACCTGGGCCACTCAGCGTCGGGACGTGAACTGTCCCCACCGATCTCGTGAAACAATTTGAATTGTGCGGCCGCTTCGCGGGCGGAGGCTGTCACGCGCTGGTTTATGGGGGCGTGCCATCCTCGGAGTTCGCGCGCGAAGAACGCCACCTTCGCGGCCACCCAGTGTGGCCAATCGATACCGGCCTTCACGCACTGGAGTACGTGGCCGTAATTGGCGGTGCGGCGTTCGAGATCGGCGGCGCGTTGCTCGTACACGGCCGGTAGATCATTGCCCCAGCGACGGTACTCGTCGTACCAGCTCGCCGCCGGCCAAGAGGGATCGGCGGCAAACCACAACGGCTCGGAGGATTCGAGGGCGTCGTTGACGCGGATCCGGGCGAGTGGGACTTTCGTCATTCTCGCATCGGCGAACCTCTCGGTTGCCTCGACAGCGAGTTGCGTGTGATGTGAGGGCAGGTATTCCCACACGCGTCGTAAGAACGCGGCCGTGAGGAGTTGAATCTTGCGGTCGGATAGAGCGGAGATTTCGGACGAGAGCGGACCGGCGGATTTCGCCGCACACCAATCGTGAAACGTCATGGAAGGCCGCTTCCACGGAAGCGGCGGGGGTCAGACAGGGAACGCAATCACTTTACCACGACCGAACCGCGGGTCAACCGGTCGCGTTCTTTGTCCGGCGCGCGGTCCGACCCGCGAACCGGTTGCCGAGCCACAGCATCGCCCACGCCACACCGATGCCGGCGAGGCCCGTGCCCGCGCCGCTGCCGCACGAGCGGAACGGCCCGGTGCGCGGCGGCGGGGGGCGGGGGCGGGTTACGCGGCACCCGCGCCGGCAGACCGGTGACCGGATCGACCTGGGTCCGCGCCGGCGCCGGCGGCTGCGGTGCGGGCGGGGTCGGAGGGGAAGGCAGCGTGAGAACCGGTGACGGCTTGAACCCCTCGGGAACGGGAGGAGCAATGGGGCCGAGGTCCACGGGTGGCGCCGGCGGGTTCGGAGCTGGGGCCGGGACCGGGGGAGGCAACGGCACTGGCGGCCCCGGCGGATATGGGCGCGGGTACGGGCTGGGAACGTCGGCGCGCGCCGGGACGGCTTGGATCACCAGCAGCGCCAACACGAGCAATCCGAATCGCGTCATCGCGGCCTCCAAGTAACGTCGGTCAATCGGGGGTATGTCTCGTTCGGCGCGTGAGTCATTCCGTCGGGTCGGTTTTCGCACGGCGGGTGATGTGCCCGGCCACCCGGTTGCCGAGCCACAGCATCGCCCACGCCGCGCCGATGCAGACGAGCCCCGTCCCCGCACCGCTGCCGCACGAGCGGAACGGCCCGGTCCGCTTTGGCGGTTCCGGCTGAGGGGGCTGCTGAGGTGCCGGATTGGGCTGAGGTGCGGGCACGGGGTTCGACGCCTCGTCTTGCGACGGGGGAGTGGGAAGTGGCGGGCGCGGCGTCGGCTTCCGCCACGGGAACAGCGCCGCGTCGGCTCGCGCAGGCGCGGCATTCACCGCGAGGAGCATCAGCGCGAACGATCCCAAGCACAGGGCGCGTGCCATCGTCAATCTCCGCAGCCGGAGCGAATCACGAATGGGCGTTTACCGAGGTTGAGTCAGATTGGGAAGTGGACTTCTAAAGAGCGCACCGTGAGGTCTTATCGAGCCGCGACCGGGGGCCGAGTGACCCCGATCGCGGTCCCAGCAGTTCGAAAATTGAGAACGACCGGCAACGCCTCAGCCGCCGAGCACTCTCTGGTACAGCTTCACATAGGCTTCGGCGCTGCGGTCCCAGCTCCAGTCCTGGGCCATTGCGGTGCGGACGACCTGGCGGAAGTCGGCGGGCCGGTCGCGGTACAGGACCAGTGCCCACTTCACCGTCTCATACAGGGCACTCGCCGTGTAGTCGTTGAAGCTGAACCCGGTGGCCCGGCCGTCGGCCAGGTTCTCCAGGGTCGCGTTCACTACCGTGTCCGCGAGGCCGCCGGTCGTTCGCACCACCGGCGGCGTGCCGTACTTCAGGCTGTACATCTGGTTCAGCCCGCACGGCTCGTAGCGGCTCGGCATCAGGAACAGGTCGCTCCCGGCCTCGATCGCGTGCGCGAGCGTCTCGTTGAAGCCCAGATAGATGCCCACCCGGTCCGGGTTCCGGTCGCGGAAGTACTGGAGCTGGTCGTGGTACTCGCGGTCGCCGTCGCCGAGGACCACGAGCTGACAGCCGAGGTCGAGGAACCCCGGCGCGGCGCTCATGATGAGATCGATGCCCTTCTGGTTCACGAGCCGGGCCACCACGCCGAGGACCGGCGCGTTCGGGTCCTCGGGCAGGTGGAACCGGCGCTGCAAATCGGCTTTGCACAGGGGCTTCTTCTCGAACACCGTCTCCGGCGTGTAGGTGGCCGCGAGCAACCGGTCGTGGGCCGGGTTCCAGTGCTCGTAGTCGCACCCGTTCACGATGCCCGACAGCTTCCCACTGACGTTCGCGAGCACGCCCTCCAGCCCGTACCCGTACTCGGCGGTCTGGACCTCGCGGGCGTAGGTCGGGCTGACGGTGGTCACCGCATCCGCGAACACCACGCCGGCCTTCAGGAAGTTGAACCCGTAGTGCTCGAGCTGACCGGGGTTGTACAACCAGCCGGGCAGGCCGGTGAGGTTCATCAGCTCGCGCGGGTAGGAGCCCTGGTACGCGATGTTGTGAATGGTGAAGACCGTCCGCATCCGCTGGTAGCCGGGGTGCTGGCGGTACAGCTCGCGCAGGTACACCGGAACGAGGCCGGTCTGCCAGTCGTTCGCGTGGATCACGTCCGGGGTGAACCCGAGGTGCGGAACCAGTTCCATCACGGCGCGCGAGAAGAACACGAACCGCTCGCCGTTGTCCCAGTAGTCCACTTTGTCCCCACCGGGTCCCGACTGCTGGTACAGTCCGCGCCCCAGCGCCGGGTTGTCGCGCTCGAAGAACGGCTGGTGCTCGATCAGGAACACCGGGACGTCGGTGTTGGGCAGGTGCGAGCGGTACACGCGGCAGGCGAGTACGCGGTCGCCCATCGGGACGGGGAGGACAATGCCCGTGCGCTCGACGGGCCGCCCGCTGCGGCGGACGGCCGCGTACAGCGGCATCACGACCGCGGCGAGGTGCCTCTGCCGGGCCAGCGCCCGCGGCAGCGCGCCGGTCACGTCCGCCAGCCCGCCCGTTTTGGCGAACCCGACCACCTCGCTGGCCGCCAGCAAAACCCTCAACCCGGCCACGCGGTGCCTCCCGGCAAGTGGTAGTGGGCAGTGAGCAACGGGCGGGAAATTCCGGAGCGCCCGGCACCCGCGCCCTGAGAAGATTTTGTCTTATTTGCTCACCGCCCACTGCCCACTGCCCGCTACTTCTTCTCCTCAATCTTCTTCGTCACCGACAGGCTCCGCACGATGCGTGCCACTTCGGGACACAGATCCGTGTCGCCGGCGGGGAGCGTCGCGGCGATGGTCACCCCGCCGTCGGTCTGCCGCAGGACCGCGTACTCCAGACGGACCTTGTCCGAGCCGATTGTGGCACCGAGCGCGAAGCGGTCGAGTTGAACGGGCTCGGCGCGGACGCGCGTGGGCTTGTCCGTGTCCGTCACCGTGGCCTTCTGCTTCTCGAGGAAGGCGAGGGTTTCTTTGAGGTAGTCGTCGACCGTGGGCACCTTTTCGGGCGCCTCGACGGTAACGAGGATGCCGCCGCCGCGGGCGTGGTCCAGTGTCACCTGCTTGCCCTGGACGGCGCCGACCCGCCAGCCGCGCGGGTACAGGAACCGAACCCCGAGGTCGGAATTGTCGTACAGGAGCAAGGTGTTCTCCGCGCCGGGCTTCAGGTCCAGGTCCCCGAGCGCGGCGTCCGACAGGTCCGGCGGCATTTTCGCGACCGTCGCGCGGGTCATCGCGAACTGCCCCTCAATGACGCCGACCGTTTGTCCCTTCCCGTCCAATAGCTCCTTGGTGCCCTTCACGGAGAGGTAGGTCAGGATGCCGCTCTCGGGGTCGAAGTACGCGGTGCCGTCGAGCTTCTGCCGGTTCGGGCCGTCCTCGTTCACGCCGCGAACGGTGCCGCTGATTTTCAGCCGCGCCAGTTGTTTCCCGCCGACTTTGGCGACGCCCACGAACTCGACCGCGATCGCGCCCTCTTCCACCTTCTCCATGTCGGTGAGTTCGGCAACGGACGCCGCAGACGCTTTCCACGATTGCCCCGGCTTCACGGGGGTCGGCGGCAACAATCCGGGAATAAGTGCGGGGTTGAAGACGTCTGTACGAACAACGTCCAACTCGCCCCACGTCATGGGGCCGTCCGGCGAGAACGGGGCCTTTCGCGAACCGGATTTGATGATGACCATGCGCCGGACCGAGGGCCGGATGATGGCGTCCTGCTTCATCTCGCCCACGGTGCGCTCGAACTCGACATCGCGGTAGGCCCGCACTGTTTTGAGAAGGGCCGCATCTTCGGGTTGAAGCACCCGTTCGACGTAAGCAAGTTTGCTCGTGCCGGTGACGGTAACCAGTTGCCCGGGTTTACCCTTTTCGGTTGAAGGGAGTGCCAGTTTGCCGGTCAGCTTCACCTGAATCTCGACCTTTGTCGTGTGCCCCGGCTTGAACGGCTCAGCGAGTGTCACTTCCTGGGCCGTCCCACGCCCGCCAAGTGATGCGAATATAAGCACGACGAGAGTCGGAACGCCCGAAGGTGTAGCGATTCGCATGAGTCTCTTCCCGTTGGAGCTGCTCGGATCGGTAGCCCGACCTTAGCGATGTTGTCGCTCGTCGCCGGACATTTTAGCGCATCCCCGAATTCATTCTGGCGCAAACTTGAGGGGAAGTGGGGTTACTCTGTCGAGGTGCGTAAATTGTGCCAGTTAGGAAGGTTGAAGCGAGTACGAGGGAGAGAGTGATGCGTGGTCCGCTCGATTGTGGGCGATTGAAAAAAAGAGCAACATGGTAGATTTGGAGTCGGAAAATCGGTCGCTTCGCTGATTGCTACGATTAGTCTTCGGAGAGAATTGCGCCCAACGAGCGGAGCGTAAGTTGTGTTTCAGTATCAGGAAGCGACAAGGGTACAGAGATTACTCAGGAATCTTCGGCCCATTGGCAAGGTGCGTGCATCCTGGTGTGATGAGTTACGCGGCATGTCTCATCGACGAGCATCCGAGATCACGCCGGCAGTCTGTCCCGTTTGAACCGTGTGAGTGAATTGTGCGAGACGGGGCGAACCCGTTGGGGTTTGGGCAGTATCCAATAAATGCGGCGACTTCAAGGCCGTTCACCCGCCCCAGTTCGCAAAGGTGGTTGTTTGGGTAAGAGAATGAAAACGGGATCGGTATCAATCTGCATCGTCCCTTGAAAGCCGAAACCCGCGACGGGCTGTCGCGAATACCAGATAGGGATCGTTAACCATCTTACCGCTGGGAACAAGTGGCCCGGCGTTCAGATATAGCATGTGCCATGCAACGGGCGGGTGCCCGTGGCCGGGAGGAACCGGTGAGCGAGTTCAAGAACCGAGTCCTGAAGGAGCTAACGGAACAGCAGACCCGGTACGCGCCGCCGGCGCGCCGGGAAGCTCAAATCGCCAACGCCCAGAAGTTGATGGGCGAGGTCGAGCCGGGCAAGGCGTACCCTTACGCCTACATCTGCTACCGCGTCACCGATTTCCGGTCGGACGCGCACGCCGATCTGCTGATTTCGGGTGCCGACCTGCGGCACGACCTGGCGCTGTTCGTCCGCCGGGTCGGCCGGTCGGTGCCGCCGGTCCCCGTCGAGCAGTCGGTCGAGCCGATGCTCACCCTCGAAGAGGTGAGCAAACGCTTTAACGTCTCCACGAAGACGATTTCCCGTTGGCGCGTTAAGGGCCTGGCCGCGCGCCGCATCAAGGTGAACGGACGGAGCCAGCTCGGGTTCCCGACGGCTGCAGTGGAAAAGTTCGTCGCGGACCACAAAGTGCTGGTCGAGAAGGGGGCGCGGTTCAGCCACCTCACCGGTGCCGAGAAAGAGGACATTCTCCGGCTGGCACGCGAACTGCGAGACGCCGGTGGGACGCTCACGGAAGTGAGCCGGTCCATCGCCACGAAACTGCACCGCAGCCCCGAGGCGGTGCGCTACACGATCAAGAATTTCGACCGCTGCCACCCGGACGGCGCCCTGTTCCCGCACGCCACCGGCCCGCTCACGGACGCCGCGAAGCACGAGATCTATCTCGCCAAGAGGCAGCACGACATCGATTTGAAGAACGCCAAACCCACGGGGGATACCGTGAATCTCATTGCCAAACGATTCGGCCGCACCCGGTCCAGCATGTACCGGGTCGTGAACGAGGTCCGGGCCAAGGAACTGGTCCGCACGCCGGTCGATTACATCTATAACACCGAGTTCGACGACCCGACCCGTGAGGCCGCCATCGTGGCCCCGATGCCCGGCGAGGCCGAGTTCGAGTCCAAGCGCGTCGGGAAGACGCCGCCCAAAGACGTACCGGCCCACATGGCCCACCTGTACGAGTGGCCGCTGCTCAGCAAGGAACAGGAACAGCACGTGTTCCGGAAAATGAACTTCCTGAAGCACAAGCTCCACAAGCTCCAGGAAGCGCTCGACCCCGCGAAGGCGAAGGTCAACGACCTGATGCAGGTGGAGGACCTGAAGCAGGGCATCCGCGACAGCCGCGACCTGCTCATCAGTTGCAACCAGCGGCTCGTGTACGCCCAGGCGAAGCAGAAGCTCGCCCTCGGCGAGAACATCGACGACCTCGTGAGCGACGGCAACCTATCGCTGATGCGGGCGGTCGAGAAGTTCGACTACGGCCGCGGGTTCAAGTTCAGCACCTATGCGACGTGGGCGATCATGAAGAACTTCGCCCGGTCGATACCGGACGCGAAGACGCACAAGCAGCGGTACATGACGGGCCACGACGACCTGTTCGAGGCGAAGGCCGACGTGCGGACGGACGAGCAAGAAGTGCTCGCGCAGGCCGACGCCGCCCGCGCCCGGGTCAACCGCTTGCTGGAGCACCTCGACGCCCGGACGCGCGAAGTGATCCGGATGCGGACCGGTCTGGACGGGTCGGAAGAAATGACCCTGGAGCAGATCGGTCAACACTTCGGCATCACGAAGGAGCGGGTGCGGCAGATCAACGTCCGCGGGATGAAGATGCTCCGCGAGTGGGCCGCGAAGGAAAACGTGGAAGTGCCGTAAGGCGACCGACGAGAGCGAAACGACGCGGCCCACCCAGCAAACGGGGTGGGCCGCGGGCGTTTTACTTCCGGCGCTGCCACTTCCGCGGATCGGCTGCTGCGTGCTGGACTGCAATGATCCGAATGCGAACTGGTTCGATTCGATAGTAAACGGCGAATCTCGAGGTCGGAAACAGGGCCGCTCGCGTAGTACCCCCGCACTTGCCCAAATACTTCGGGTGAAGTACGGAGTTGAGTAATCATCTCAGTCAGTTCCACGAGAAATGCGTCACCGCGCCCGACCGTCAGCGATTCATACCAGGTATGAGCATCGTCGATGTCGTCCCTGGCCTCTGAGCTGATGAGGTAATTGAGGTTCATTTATTTCTCTTTACGTACGCAATGACTTCCTCCATCGTGTAGCCCGCGTTCGGGTTAGCATCCGCAGCGGCGTTTCGTTCATCGAGCAGTTTGGCGAGTTCGGGGGAAATGTTCGACTCGGCGGGTTCGTGCGGAAATTGCTCCGCGACGCGCGCCATCAGCTCGGAACGCTCCGTAGCGTCAGCGCCTCGATTTCCTTCAGAATTGTGTCAACGCTCATGCGTAATCCTCCGGTGCGATACGGTATCACCCGCCGAAGGTGCGCGTCAGGCCGGAATCAACTCCGGGAATTGAAGAAGCTGCTGAGCAGCAGCCCGACGGACAGCGCGCCCAGCGCGCCCAGCAGACCCGAGGCCGCCGGCTTCGCTTGGGGCTTCGTGGCCCACTTCCGAGCGGACTCGATCCGCGTCTGGCACGCCTTGCAGACCGGGAGCGGTTTGCCGTTCACCGCGGGCAACATGCGGATGCGCGCGAGGTGGACCGGGTTGTCGAGGGTAGCCGATTCGACCAGGAAACGGAGCTGTTGAACGGGTTCAAGGGCGCCGTCACAGCACGCACAGCGG from the Frigoriglobus tundricola genome contains:
- a CDS encoding TIGR03066 family protein codes for the protein MKPLCAAVLGLATMFALAGSARADDTAKLLGKWEVTKSGGETPVGTVVEFAKDGKMTANLSLDGKDLKLEGTYKLDGKKLSVKLKLNEEKIEHDFTITFKGDDELHLEDGDKKVDSLKKKK
- the glgA gene encoding glycogen synthase GlgA, with the protein product MAGLRVLLAASEVVGFAKTGGLADVTGALPRALARQRHLAAVVMPLYAAVRRSGRPVERTGIVLPVPMGDRVLACRVYRSHLPNTDVPVFLIEHQPFFERDNPALGRGLYQQSGPGGDKVDYWDNGERFVFFSRAVMELVPHLGFTPDVIHANDWQTGLVPVYLRELYRQHPGYQRMRTVFTIHNIAYQGSYPRELMNLTGLPGWLYNPGQLEHYGFNFLKAGVVFADAVTTVSPTYAREVQTAEYGYGLEGVLANVSGKLSGIVNGCDYEHWNPAHDRLLAATYTPETVFEKKPLCKADLQRRFHLPEDPNAPVLGVVARLVNQKGIDLIMSAAPGFLDLGCQLVVLGDGDREYHDQLQYFRDRNPDRVGIYLGFNETLAHAIEAGSDLFLMPSRYEPCGLNQMYSLKYGTPPVVRTTGGLADTVVNATLENLADGRATGFSFNDYTASALYETVKWALVLYRDRPADFRQVVRTAMAQDWSWDRSAEAYVKLYQRVLGG
- a CDS encoding sigma-70 family RNA polymerase sigma factor, which codes for MSEFKNRVLKELTEQQTRYAPPARREAQIANAQKLMGEVEPGKAYPYAYICYRVTDFRSDAHADLLISGADLRHDLALFVRRVGRSVPPVPVEQSVEPMLTLEEVSKRFNVSTKTISRWRVKGLAARRIKVNGRSQLGFPTAAVEKFVADHKVLVEKGARFSHLTGAEKEDILRLARELRDAGGTLTEVSRSIATKLHRSPEAVRYTIKNFDRCHPDGALFPHATGPLTDAAKHEIYLAKRQHDIDLKNAKPTGDTVNLIAKRFGRTRSSMYRVVNEVRAKELVRTPVDYIYNTEFDDPTREAAIVAPMPGEAEFESKRVGKTPPKDVPAHMAHLYEWPLLSKEQEQHVFRKMNFLKHKLHKLQEALDPAKAKVNDLMQVEDLKQGIRDSRDLLISCNQRLVYAQAKQKLALGENIDDLVSDGNLSLMRAVEKFDYGRGFKFSTYATWAIMKNFARSIPDAKTHKQRYMTGHDDLFEAKADVRTDEQEVLAQADAARARVNRLLEHLDARTREVIRMRTGLDGSEEMTLEQIGQHFGITKERVRQINVRGMKMLREWAAKENVEVP